Proteins co-encoded in one Streptomyces sp. NBC_01283 genomic window:
- a CDS encoding mechanosensitive ion channel family protein — MENVLRPLIVVGGSVVLTLAVGWLADVLLRRADDRHPDNPLWGLLRRCRLPLQLVMCATLLRGFFEQAKIAEDHSAGIGQTLTLVLIGSVAWLLVRIATAIVESTYARYANAHRDPARIRRVRTQVTLIQRVVSAVVGVVAAGAMLLTFPAMQAAGTSLLASAGVLGIVAGVAAQSTLSNIFAGLQIAFGDMVRIGDTVVVDGEWGTVDEITLTFLAVRTWDERRITMPVSYFVSKPFENWSRGGSQMTGTVFFQLDHTAPVSEMREKLQDILRECAAWDGRDWGLAVTDTTPNTIQIRALVTAKDADDIWTVRVTVREHLVRWLSEHHAYALPRVNTAWAELPPEDHPHPPPPIVPRTGRG; from the coding sequence ATGGAGAACGTACTGCGTCCGTTGATCGTGGTCGGCGGCTCGGTCGTGCTCACGCTGGCCGTGGGATGGCTGGCCGATGTGCTGCTGCGCCGGGCCGACGACCGTCACCCCGACAACCCACTGTGGGGCCTGCTCCGCCGCTGCAGGCTGCCGCTCCAACTCGTGATGTGCGCCACCTTGTTGCGCGGCTTCTTCGAACAGGCCAAGATCGCCGAGGACCATTCGGCGGGCATCGGCCAGACACTGACCCTGGTGCTCATCGGGTCGGTCGCCTGGCTCCTCGTCCGCATCGCGACCGCGATCGTGGAGTCCACCTACGCCCGTTATGCCAACGCCCACCGCGATCCCGCCCGGATCCGCAGGGTGCGTACACAGGTCACGCTCATCCAGCGGGTGGTCAGCGCGGTCGTCGGCGTGGTGGCCGCAGGGGCGATGCTGCTGACCTTCCCCGCCATGCAGGCGGCCGGGACGTCCCTGCTCGCGTCGGCGGGCGTCCTGGGCATCGTCGCGGGCGTCGCCGCCCAGTCCACGCTGTCGAACATCTTCGCGGGGCTGCAGATCGCCTTCGGCGACATGGTGCGGATCGGCGACACGGTCGTCGTGGACGGCGAGTGGGGCACGGTCGACGAGATCACGCTGACCTTCCTGGCCGTGCGCACCTGGGACGAGCGCCGGATCACGATGCCGGTGTCCTACTTCGTGTCGAAGCCCTTCGAGAACTGGTCGCGCGGCGGCTCCCAGATGACCGGCACCGTCTTCTTCCAGCTGGACCACACCGCGCCCGTCAGCGAGATGCGCGAGAAGCTCCAGGACATCCTGCGCGAGTGCGCCGCCTGGGACGGCAGGGACTGGGGCCTGGCGGTCACGGACACGACGCCGAACACGATCCAGATCCGCGCCCTGGTCACCGCCAAGGACGCGGACGACATCTGGACGGTGCGGGTCACGGTGCGCGAGCACCTGGTCCGCTGGCTGAGCGAGCACCACGCGTACGCGCTGCCGCGGGTCAACACGGCCTGGGCCGAACTGCCGCCGGAGGACCATCCGCACCCGCCGCCGCCGATCGTGCCCCGCACGGGCCGGGGCTGA